In the genome of Drosophila subpulchrella strain 33 F10 #4 breed RU33 chromosome 2L, RU_Dsub_v1.1 Primary Assembly, whole genome shotgun sequence, one region contains:
- the LOC119547503 gene encoding FAD synthase, protein MKLVPQFWPRVWHFQLKNRGLHVPPVEVKRLNDQLRDKLEHSTELIKRAISLYKPDEIMLCFNGGKDCTVLLDILAKMKPPSMPLRAVYVKSADPFEELEKFVDDCAQRYGLQMRRYEGVLKLAFEQLVAEDPQVRAMFLGCRRSDPGGCKLHEMLPCDNGWPAMMRIFPLLEWSYHDIWSYLRSNNLPYCCLYDQGYTSLGDRSSTHLNPSLLVYNEQLGKMTYRAAYELEDIRLERANRDEQGQATVGESKQ, encoded by the coding sequence ATGAAACTGGTACCTCAGTTCTGGCCCAGAGTGTGGCATTTTCAGCTTAAGAATCGCGGTTTGCATGTTCCACCAGTCGAAGTGAAAAGATTGAATGACCAATTGAGAGACAAACTTGAGCACTCCACAGAGTTGATAAAACGGGCAATAAGTCTATATAAGCCAGATGAGATTATGCTGTGCTTCAATGGCGGCAAGGACTGCACGGTCTTGCTGGATATTTTAGCCAAAATGAAGCCACCATCGATGCCACTGCGAGCGGTGTATGTAAAGTCCGCGGATCCCTTCGAGGAGCTGGAGAAGTTCGTCGATGACTGTGCTCAGCGATATGGACTACAAATGCGCCGCTACGAGGGAGTCCTCAAGCTGGCCTTCGAGCAGTTGGTGGCCGAGGATCCTCAGGTGCGGGCCATGTTCCTCGGCTGCCGTCGCAGCGATCCTGGGGGTTGCAAACTCCACGAGATGCTTCCCTGCGACAACGGATGGCCAGCGATGATGCGGATCTTCCCACTGCTCGAATGGAGCTACCACGACATCTGGAGTTATTTGCGGTCCAATAACCTGCCCTACTGCTGCCTCTACGACCAGGGATATACATCTCTGGGGGATCGCAGTTCAACGCACCTGAATCCCAGTCTGCTGGTCTACAATGAGCAGCTGGGCAAGATGACCTACCGCGCGGCCTACGAGCTGGAGGACATCCGCCTGGAGCGGGCCAACAGGGATGAGCAGGGTCAGGCCACTGTGGGCGAGTCCAAGCAATAA